A segment of the Mogibacterium diversum genome:
AATATTCCAAATCATACACTTCTCGTGGGTGGGTTTCCGTGTCAAGATTATAGCGTTGCACACTCTCTGTCCTCTTCAAAAGGGCTAGAAGGGAAAAAGGGTGTTCTTTGGTGGCAAATCAGAGACACAATAATCGCTAAAGAGCCTCCATTTTGTATATTTGAGAATGTAGATAGGCTTTTGAAGTCCCCAGCAAAGCAAAGAGGTCGAGATTTTGGAGTAATACTTGCATGCCTTAATGAACTGGATTATTCCGTAGAATGGCGTGTAGTTAACGCGGCAGAATATGGAGCGTCACAGAGAAGGAGACGAACATTTATTTTCGCATATAAGAATGATACAAAGTATGGAAAAGTACAATCAGAATATAATGCGGAAAATATTATGTTATCTGAAGGTCTTATGGCTAAAGCATTTCCAGTAAATGCAGTAGAGAGTATTACACATTCTAAGTTAGATTCAGATGTAGTATCCGTATCAGACCACTTTAAATTTGATTTTAAACGTGGAGGATACATGACAAATGGGGAAATATATACAGCGAATGTTCAGGAGGAAAAAGAAGAACCAACACTATTAGGAGAAATACTCGTTTCTAATGCAGATGAAAAGTATTTTATAACAGATGATGAACGCATGAAAAAATGGGTTTATCTGAAAGGTGCAAAAAAAATTCCAAGAAAAAGTAAGGATGGACACGAGTATGTATTTTCCGAAGGGCCAATCGCATTCCCCGATCCTTGGGATAGACCCGGAAGAACGATGCTGACTAGCGAATCTACACTTAATAGAAGTACACATGTAGTTAGCGATCCTGGAACAGGCAAATTAAGAATTCTAACTCCAATTGAAACAGAGAGATTGCAGGGGTTCGATGACGATTGGACTAATACAGGAATGCCAGACAGAATGCGTTATTTCTGCATGGGTAATGCGCTTGTTGTACCAATGGTAACTAGAATGGGAAAAGTTTTAGACGATATTATTGAAAATGAGAATTAGCTAGAAAAATCCTTGCCTAAACTTATAGGTAGGGATTTTTAGTATGGTAAGTATCTAATGTTTCGCACAACCTTTTCCTCCAACCTTCACAGTTCGCCGAGGATTATCAAGTAAAATGTAGCCATAATTTAAAAGATAATTCACAGTACACATAAAGGGATTTGGAGGACATAGATGAACATTTACAAAGGACTAAAGCAGAGAAGAAGCTACTACCAGCTTAACAAAGAGCTACCGGTGAGCACGGATGAGATTCATGCGCTCATAGATGAAGTGACGGAGCTAGTCCCTGATGCGTTCAACATGAAGAGTGCGCGCGTGGTCGTTGCGCTCGGTGAGAAGCAGGATGAGCTGTGGGACGGCATCTATGATGTGTTTGGCGGCAAAGTTGCGAGAGAGAAGATCGATGGGTTCAAGGCTGCGGCAGGGACGATTCTGTATTTCTACGATGAAGAGGTAGTGCGTGGATTACAGGAGAAGTTTGCTGCATATGCTGAGAACTTTCCAGTATGGGCGAATCAGGCTAACGGTATGCTTCAGATAAATATCTGGAGTGCGCTGCGTGAGCTAGGTGTTGGTGCGAATATTCAGCACTACAATCCTGTTATCGATGATTTCGTGCGTGAGAAGTTTGGACTGCCAGAGAGCTGGAAGCTCGTTGCTCAGATGCCATTTGGTGGAATCGTTATGGAGCCAGCGCCGAAAGATAAAGAGGATATATCGGAAAGAGTTAAGTTCTACGAATAGTGGATTTTAACGTAAATATTTATGAGCAAAGAAACCGTGGGAATCTTCCTGCGGTTTTTTATTACAAATTTTGTGCTAAAGGGAACTGGAAAGTGTGTAATAATTAGTTGACCTTATATAACAGTGTTGCTGATTGAATTTAATCAAGGGAATATAACAGAAATTGTATTGCAAAAAGCAATACAATAGTTCATAATTTCTAAAAGGAAGGTGGTAAATATGTCAGCAACAAAGAATGCAAGTGTTAATGTGAGAATACAGAAAGATATCAAGAAGCAAGCGGAACAAATACTGGAAACTATTGGAGTTCCAACAGCAACTGCGATAGATATGTTTTATAGACAAATAATATTAAATAATGGCATTCCGTTCTCTCTAACCATTCCGAATAATGTTCCAGTCAGAGAAAATATGAATGATAATGATTTTAATTTAATTATGAGAACTGGATATATGCAGGCTGCGGAAGGCAAATCAAAGGATGTAGATGAGGTGTTTGATATTCTTGAGAAAGGAATATGATGCGGCAATACAGAATTTACATTACTGAGCAAGCAGAGGGACAGTTGTCTAAATTATAAAATGCAAAAGGAAGCGCTATGCGGTTCCTTCTTTTAATGCCTAAATATATTGGGGCACTACAAAAAATAGAGTTATAGGACAAAACGAGTTGGTAAAAACACGGAATTTCCTTGAGAAGTCAACGAGTGTAGGGAATATATCTTCTTTTTTAAATGCTATTGACATATATATCGAACCACGATATACTCTATATATCGAGATGCGATATATCAAAGCTTGATATAGGAGGAGCAAATGGATTCAAAGCTAAAGAGGGTTTACGTTCCAATGTCGGAGACAGCCTTTTATATACTGTTCTGCCTGCAAGAGCCTCAGCACGGATATGGCATAGGGCAGGAGGTAAAGGCGATGACGAAAGGCGAAGTCAGCATAAGCCCTGGGACGATGTACGGAACACTTTCTAAGATGGAGAAAGATGGATTAATTAGGTTCGTTAGTGAGGCGGAGAAGCGCAAAATTTACGAGATTACAGAACTTGGACGTGAGATTCTCACCACCGAGATGAATCGCATTAAGCGAATATATATCAACAGTATTGGAGATGAATACAATGGGTAAGAGACAGACAAAGATTAGATTTTTTACAATAGCAGATTACAACGAAGAGCAGGCATGGCTTGAGGAACAGCACGAGAATGGATGGAAACTAGTAAAGGTTACGGCACCATGCTTTTTTACATTCGAAGAGTGCGTGCCCGAAGAGGTTTCGTACAGGCTAGAATTTAACCAGACTAAGGCAACCGACGATTACCTCCAGATGTATGAGGATTACGGCTGGGAATATATAGGTGGATGCATGAACTGGAGCTATTTCAGAAAGCCTGTAGTTGAAAGCACTGCAGAAGGAGAAAATGAGATATTCTCCGACGATGAGTCGAGGCTGAATATGATAGACAGAATCGTACATACCAGACTTATACCTGTAATTGCAGCACTGATTCCGGTAATTTCAATCAATATGAGGAGTATGCTGGAAGAGTCTGGTGTGTGGTATGGCTCCGCGAGAGGAGTGGTGAACATCGTACTCATAGCGATTCTTGCTGCCGATATCTGCCTAGTTTCACACTGCTTGAGGAAGTTCAGAAAGCTTAAGAAGAACCTGTAGCCAAAGCGCTATACTTATAGAAACATAAAAAAAGCACACAGCCCGACTATTTCGGGAGCTGTGTGCTTTTGTTCGTCTGTAGTTAC
Coding sequences within it:
- the dcm gene encoding DNA (cytosine-5-)-methyltransferase encodes the protein MNKTICELFAGVGGFRLGFERLNSGWETKWFSQWEPGARTQWAHNCYVEHFGDSPDIKGEYHTGEDISDMKKENIPNHTLLVGGFPCQDYSVAHSLSSSKGLEGKKGVLWWQIRDTIIAKEPPFCIFENVDRLLKSPAKQRGRDFGVILACLNELDYSVEWRVVNAAEYGASQRRRRTFIFAYKNDTKYGKVQSEYNAENIMLSEGLMAKAFPVNAVESITHSKLDSDVVSVSDHFKFDFKRGGYMTNGEIYTANVQEEKEEPTLLGEILVSNADEKYFITDDERMKKWVYLKGAKKIPRKSKDGHEYVFSEGPIAFPDPWDRPGRTMLTSESTLNRSTHVVSDPGTGKLRILTPIETERLQGFDDDWTNTGMPDRMRYFCMGNALVVPMVTRMGKVLDDIIENEN
- a CDS encoding nitroreductase family protein; this translates as MNIYKGLKQRRSYYQLNKELPVSTDEIHALIDEVTELVPDAFNMKSARVVVALGEKQDELWDGIYDVFGGKVAREKIDGFKAAAGTILYFYDEEVVRGLQEKFAAYAENFPVWANQANGMLQINIWSALRELGVGANIQHYNPVIDDFVREKFGLPESWKLVAQMPFGGIVMEPAPKDKEDISERVKFYE
- a CDS encoding type II toxin-antitoxin system RelB/DinJ family antitoxin, with the protein product MSATKNASVNVRIQKDIKKQAEQILETIGVPTATAIDMFYRQIILNNGIPFSLTIPNNVPVRENMNDNDFNLIMRTGYMQAAEGKSKDVDEVFDILEKGI
- a CDS encoding PadR family transcriptional regulator, producing MDSKLKRVYVPMSETAFYILFCLQEPQHGYGIGQEVKAMTKGEVSISPGTMYGTLSKMEKDGLIRFVSEAEKRKIYEITELGREILTTEMNRIKRIYINSIGDEYNG
- a CDS encoding DUF2812 domain-containing protein is translated as MGKRQTKIRFFTIADYNEEQAWLEEQHENGWKLVKVTAPCFFTFEECVPEEVSYRLEFNQTKATDDYLQMYEDYGWEYIGGCMNWSYFRKPVVESTAEGENEIFSDDESRLNMIDRIVHTRLIPVIAALIPVISINMRSMLEESGVWYGSARGVVNIVLIAILAADICLVSHCLRKFRKLKKNL